Proteins from a genomic interval of Cetobacterium sp. ZOR0034:
- a CDS encoding glycoside hydrolase family 1 protein: MHKFPKNFLWGSASAAYQVEGAYNVDGKGMSNWDNFVRIPGKTFKGTNGDVAVDHYYRYKEDIALMAEMGLKTYRFSIAWTRIFPNGNGEVNPKGIEFYKNIIDECLKYGIEPMVTIFHWDLPQSLIDQYGGFENEKIVNDFVNYAKVLFENFGKSVKYWITLNEQNIFTSLGWLTAQHPPGKFDDQKMFYQVNHYAFLAHAKAVLAYREMGFEGMIGASFAYTPSYALDCNPDNAISKLNYDDLKNYWWLDVYAYGEYPIVAMKYLERKGIAPIVSDEDKEILKKAAKEINFMGVNYYQSCVCEYNSIDGVTPYGSMNTTGKKGSAQVTGTPGLFKNPQNPYLKTTDWDWTIDPLGLTYLCREITSRYRLPIVISENGLGSFDKLESDNSIHDTYRIHYLREHLNALGQAIEDGCTVLAYCTWSFTDLLSWLNGYQKRYGFVYVDRNEETGSLNRYKKDSYYWYKDVIDSNGEKI, translated from the coding sequence ATGCATAAATTTCCAAAAAATTTTTTATGGGGAAGTGCTTCTGCAGCTTATCAAGTAGAGGGAGCTTATAATGTAGATGGGAAGGGTATGTCTAACTGGGATAATTTTGTAAGAATACCCGGAAAAACTTTTAAAGGAACAAATGGTGATGTTGCAGTTGATCACTATTACAGATACAAAGAGGACATAGCCTTAATGGCAGAAATGGGATTAAAAACATATAGATTTTCTATCGCTTGGACAAGAATATTTCCAAATGGAAATGGAGAAGTAAATCCAAAAGGGATAGAATTTTATAAAAATATAATCGATGAATGTTTAAAATATGGTATAGAACCCATGGTTACTATTTTTCATTGGGATTTACCTCAAAGTTTAATAGATCAATATGGTGGATTTGAAAATGAAAAAATAGTTAATGATTTTGTAAACTATGCAAAGGTATTATTTGAAAATTTTGGTAAAAGTGTAAAATATTGGATAACTTTAAACGAACAGAATATTTTTACATCTTTAGGGTGGTTAACAGCTCAGCATCCGCCAGGAAAATTTGATGATCAGAAAATGTTTTATCAAGTAAATCATTACGCTTTTTTAGCACATGCAAAAGCGGTATTAGCATATCGTGAAATGGGATTTGAAGGTATGATAGGAGCAAGTTTTGCATATACTCCGAGCTATGCTTTAGATTGTAACCCAGATAATGCAATTTCAAAATTAAATTATGATGATTTAAAAAACTATTGGTGGTTAGATGTTTATGCTTATGGAGAATATCCAATAGTAGCGATGAAATATCTAGAAAGGAAAGGTATAGCTCCAATAGTGAGTGATGAAGACAAAGAAATTTTGAAAAAAGCAGCAAAAGAGATAAACTTCATGGGAGTAAATTACTATCAAAGTTGTGTATGTGAATATAATTCTATAGACGGAGTTACACCATATGGAAGTATGAATACAACTGGGAAAAAAGGATCTGCTCAAGTAACAGGAACTCCAGGATTATTTAAGAACCCTCAAAATCCATATTTGAAAACAACAGATTGGGATTGGACTATAGATCCTTTAGGATTGACATATTTATGTAGAGAAATAACAAGTAGATATAGATTACCTATTGTAATATCTGAAAACGGATTAGGAAGTTTCGATAAATTAGAAAGCGATAATTCGATTCATGATACATACAGAATTCATTATCTAAGAGAACATTTAAATGCTTTGGGTCAAGCAATTGAGGATGGCTGTACTGTACTTGCTTATTGTACTTGGTCTTTTACTGATTTATTGAGTTGGTTAAATGGTTATCAAAAAAGATATGGATTTGTTTATGTAGATAGAAACGAAGAAACAGGAAGTTTAAATAGATATAAGAAAGATAGTTACTACTGGTATAAAGATGTAATAGATAGCAATGGAGAAAAAATATAA
- the celB gene encoding PTS cellobiose transporter subunit IIC: protein MSIFEKFNTFLEEKFMPVAAKIGNQKHLQAIRDGLILSMPLTIAGSIFMILAFLPIPGYYEFMSNLFGEAWMEKVLYPVRATFDIMSIFACIGISYRLAEKNKIDCLSSIALALMTFMILTPYKVSFMNTTVDAIPLVYTGSAGLFGAIISSLISVEVYTWFIKKNIVIKMPENVPPAVARSFIALIPTLALMLGTLGIRLILEVTNFQNVHELLKVTLTTPLKFLVGSWWGLAIIIAIIQLFWIAGLHGSTIILGTIGPVLGLLGDQNRLAYEAGKEIPNILGGPFFDIFISLGGGGGTFALAFLLAFVSKSKQLKEVGKISVGAACFNINEPIIFGLPIVMNPYLIIPFFITPILTGLIGYFSIAFGFLPKLPGISIPWTTPPLISGYLASIGSFRYVILQILLILIGMVIYLPFFKAFDNKMLEEESIIEGEGEYA, encoded by the coding sequence CCTGTAGCTGCTAAAATAGGAAATCAAAAGCATTTACAAGCGATAAGAGACGGATTGATTTTATCTATGCCACTTACAATAGCTGGTTCTATATTTATGATTCTAGCTTTTTTACCAATACCTGGATATTATGAATTTATGTCAAATTTATTTGGAGAGGCTTGGATGGAGAAGGTGTTATATCCTGTAAGGGCAACATTTGACATAATGTCAATATTTGCTTGTATTGGTATATCTTATAGACTAGCAGAGAAAAATAAAATAGATTGTCTTTCATCTATAGCACTTGCTCTTATGACTTTTATGATTCTTACACCTTATAAGGTTTCGTTTATGAATACAACTGTAGATGCTATTCCTTTAGTTTATACAGGAAGTGCGGGACTTTTTGGAGCAATAATTTCATCTCTTATTTCTGTAGAGGTGTACACATGGTTTATAAAAAAGAATATAGTAATTAAAATGCCAGAAAATGTACCACCAGCAGTTGCAAGATCTTTTATTGCATTAATACCAACATTAGCTTTAATGCTAGGGACTTTAGGAATTCGTTTGATTTTAGAAGTTACAAATTTCCAAAATGTTCATGAATTATTAAAAGTAACGTTAACTACTCCACTAAAATTTTTAGTAGGAAGTTGGTGGGGATTAGCTATAATAATTGCTATTATACAACTATTCTGGATAGCAGGACTTCATGGTTCTACAATTATACTGGGAACAATTGGACCTGTTCTTGGATTGTTAGGAGATCAAAATAGACTTGCGTATGAAGCAGGAAAAGAAATCCCAAATATATTAGGAGGCCCATTCTTCGATATCTTTATAAGTCTTGGAGGAGGAGGAGGAACCTTTGCCTTAGCCTTCTTATTAGCTTTTGTTTCTAAAAGTAAACAACTTAAAGAGGTTGGGAAAATTTCGGTTGGGGCAGCTTGTTTCAATATAAATGAACCAATTATATTTGGATTACCAATTGTAATGAATCCATATTTAATAATACCATTTTTTATAACACCTATTTTAACTGGGCTTATAGGGTATTTCTCTATAGCTTTTGGATTTTTACCGAAGTTACCTGGAATTTCAATTCCATGGACAACACCACCTTTAATAAGTGGATATTTAGCTTCAATAGGTTCATTTAGATATGTTATTTTACAAATTTTATTAATACTTATAGGAATGGTAATATATTTACCGTTTTTTAAAGCGTTTGACAATAAAATGTTAGAAGAAGAAAGTATAATTGAAGGAGAGGGAGAATATGCATAA